In Zingiber officinale cultivar Zhangliang chromosome 1A, Zo_v1.1, whole genome shotgun sequence, a genomic segment contains:
- the LOC122003521 gene encoding transcriptional regulator STERILE APETALA-like, translated as MSSGSPPQRHGKGGGEEGASASRLGGRRTDYPSSSRQRSADVVWPEHFVESVAAHVADDAARSSGRLFAAPAVVAMFQVCPTWRAIAGSEFLWQVLCRRIWFRHRRSLPSWREEYIHFHRTAANFRAGRYVYSSLLPPSDDLSCRRLALSDRHLAAGFLDGSVRLYDVPSGRLLATFRADPHRDRLGRFSQAISGLVLLDDRLAFASQDGDVHVAELGSSGAPPRRALAGNLVVDGTMVDFTGNARWWVGLFAGAPGHSWHVWDVATELLVFVGGGLMDHAAVVGWHMLTDVLKPVVGRARILEQGVVVGCTVSSMEVLDLNGVTGTILNQSEHRHGALVGSFDACHGRVLVVDSRGVAEVREAPALTDVSRFTAFRRSELQQGGPSLEGCMNWGYALVCTSRGVQVWDFITGRYLYIFRQRIGIASAMVASNRYVVAWTNDTGLHLWDFGAL; from the exons ATGTCATCGGGGTCGCCACCGCAGCGCCATGGCAAGGGGGGTGGAGAGGAAGGTGCCTCCGCATCCCGCCTCGGTGGCCGCCGCACCGACTACCCTTCGTCGTCGCGGCAGCGATCCGCCGACGTGGTCTGGCCGGAGCACTTCGTCGAATCCGTCGCCGCTCATGTCGCCGATGATGCTGCCCGATCCTCCGGCAGACTCTTTGCGGCGCCTGCCGTCGTCGCCATGTTCCAG GTGTGTCCGACGTGGAGAGCCATCGCCGGATCGGAGTTCCTTTGGCAAGTCCTCTGCCGCCGCATCTGGTTCCGCCACCGCCGCTCTCTCCCTTCCTGGCGCGAGGAGTACATCCATTTCCACCGAACTGCCGCCAACTTCCGTGCCGGCCGCTACGTATATTCGTCCCTCCTCCCTCCTTCCGACGACCTATCCTGCCGTCGCCTCGCCCTCTCCGACCGTCATCTAGCCGCTGGCTTCCTAGACGGCTCCGTCCGCCTCTATGACGTCCCCTCCGGGCGTCTCCTTGCCACCTTTCGTGCAGACCCTCACCGCGACCGCCTAGGTCGCTTCTCCCAGGCAATCTCCGGACTCGTCCTGCTCGATGACCGGCTCGCCTTCGCCTCACAGGACGGCGACGTCCACGTGGCCGAACTTGGTTCCTCCGGAGCTCCCCCCAGGCGGGCGCTAGCCGGAAACCTAGTGGTGGACGGCACGATGGTGGATTTCACGGGGAACGCGCGGTGGTGGGTGGGCCTCTTCGCCGGTGCGCCCGGGCACTCGTGGCACGTGTGGGACGTGGCCACGGAACTGCTCGTGTTTGTCGGAGGGGGTCTGATGGATCATGCGGCCGTCGTCGGCTGGCATATGCTCACCGACGTGCTGAAGCCAGTGGTCGGCCGTGCGCGGATTCTGGAGCAGGGAGTCGTCGTCGGGTGCACGGTCTCTAGCATGGAAGTGCTCGATCTCAACGGCGTCACGGGAACCATTCTAAACCAGAGCGAGCACCGTCACGGCGCGCTGGTGGGCTCCTTCGACGCGTGCCACGGGCGGGTGTTGGTGGTTGACTCGCGGGGCGTGGCGGAGGTGAGGGAGGCGCCAGCGCTGACGGACGTGAGCCGGTTCACGGCGTTCCGGCGGTCAGAGCTCCAGCAAGGGGGGCCTAGCCTAGAAGGGTGCATGAACTGGGGCTACGCGCTGGTTTGCACCTCCAGAGGAGTCCAGGTCTGGGATTTCATCACCGGCCGGTACCTCTACATATTCCGGCAGCGGATAGGGATCGCTTCGGCCATGGTGGCCAGCAACAGATACGTGGTTGCATGGACAAACGATACTGGATTGCACCTCTGGGATTTCGGAGCATTGTGA